The Brevibacillus humidisoli DNA segment GTTTATTCCGCTTCAAAATACGTTACAAGTTCATCGAGCAGCAGATTGGCCGCCAATACGCCTCCAGCAGTGTTCCAGATCACTTCGTCCACTTGATACACTTTGTTGGTTTTGGATACATTCAGGTTCTGCCACAGTGGATCTTTCATCCATTCGTTTTTGTATTCAGCGGCAGCTTTTGTCTCGTCGTAATCAGACACCCAATAAAACAAGATATCGCCATCCATATCGCGGATGCGCTCCTTCGATATTACCTCCATAAATTCATCTTTATCTTGGGAAGCGGGACGTGCAAAGCCGATTTGATCCAGCAGCACACCGGCGAACGTATCTTTCATGTACAAACGCACTTTGCCGGGCAGGAAACGAACCAACGAGACTTTGCTCTTTGTTTTGTCACCCATCCTGAGCTTCGCCTGTTCAACTTTTTGGTCAAACTCACGCAGGATGTTATCGCCTTCCTCTTTTTTGTTAAGAGCTTCGGCGTAGAGACGAAAGTTCACTTTCCAATCACCGGCCAAATCTTCCGAGAAGACAGTTGGCGCCATGCTGGACAGTTGGGAATAAACTTTCTCATGAAGCACCTTGTTGCCCAGAATCAAGTCGGGCTTCAAGCTGGCGATCAGCTCCATATTTGGCTGTGTTTCATCACCCAATACCTCTACGCCCTGCATTCGGTCTTTGATGTGATCGTGCCAGGGGTCGCCCAATCCTGATTGCACTGCTCCCACTGGTTTGACACCAAGTGCGAGCAAAGCTTCCGTTCCCTCACTGGTCAGGACGACAACCTTTTGAGGTGTTCCACTAAGTTTTGTCTCCCCCATCGCGTGTTTGACAGTTCTCTCTTCACCGGCAGGCGGCATACTCTCCGCTGTCAGTTTATCGTTTGACTCAGCAGGTGTGTGTTCGGTAGCAGAATGGTGCTGTACCGTTGATTCCGTTCCGCCGCAGCCTGTCAACAGCAGCAGTAACATAATCAAGCAAATCATCGTTGCTTGAACTCCTAAAAAGCGTTTCTTGTTCAACATGAAAAATTCTCCTCCCAAGTTTATTGCCTTATTAATTGAAATTGATTATCATTTGCAACAATAATGTTATGGGGTAGACTCACACTGTCAAGCAAATATTGTTTTTTCAAATAAAAAAACCCTGACCGGTGACAGGTTATTGTTCACCGATCAGGGAAACCACTGTTCCTTTTCTCATATTAAGGTAAGCTCAGTTGATGACAAGCACCTGAACCTCCATTTGCCCCATTTCTCCTAGTGTGAGGGGAATGCTGAGCGCTTTCCCGCTGAAAGTGGGAGGAGCTGATTCGTCGACCAGTATCGGTGGTGAGATGTCGATCTGCACTCCGCGGCTGTACAGGAGTGTGCTGGCGTTCCCAGAGATCATGTTGCCTAGTTCGGAGATGGCGCTTT contains these protein-coding regions:
- a CDS encoding ABC transporter substrate-binding protein, whose translation is MLNKKRFLGVQATMICLIMLLLLLTGCGGTESTVQHHSATEHTPAESNDKLTAESMPPAGEERTVKHAMGETKLSGTPQKVVVLTSEGTEALLALGVKPVGAVQSGLGDPWHDHIKDRMQGVEVLGDETQPNMELIASLKPDLILGNKVLHEKVYSQLSSMAPTVFSEDLAGDWKVNFRLYAEALNKKEEGDNILREFDQKVEQAKLRMGDKTKSKVSLVRFLPGKVRLYMKDTFAGVLLDQIGFARPASQDKDEFMEVISKERIRDMDGDILFYWVSDYDETKAAAEYKNEWMKDPLWQNLNVSKTNKVYQVDEVIWNTAGGVLAANLLLDELVTYFEAE